The following nucleotide sequence is from Juglans microcarpa x Juglans regia isolate MS1-56 chromosome 6D, Jm3101_v1.0, whole genome shotgun sequence.
TGCCTGATCCCAGCCACTTGCAGACAATACATATCTGACCCACTGCAAATAATATTAACCTGGAACAACATGCTCCTAAATCCTAACATGCACTGCTATTCCTAttctttatttatgaatttgtCCTTGGTATTAACTGCTCTCGCTATAGGAAACGAAAATCACACAACTTAAGAACTCACTTACTATTAATGTAGTTAATGTTACAAATAATAATTCATTTAGACCAGATGATTCTGACTAGCATGATTTTCCTTAATGAGAAATGCACTTCCCATACTAAGCTTCTTCGGAAGTTGAACGAGAACTTAATTGATTCATAGAATTTCTCATCATCAGGTGGGCTACTACTCAAGTACACATGACGTAAGAAGATACACCTAAACATAAAAggtgaaaagaagaaagaaatcatGGAAAAGAGATGCACTCTTTGTTTATGGTAAGTGCCTTCAATGACACTGCTTTCATACCTGAATCTTGAAATAAAAGTTTCTTTGTGCACTAATTCTTCAAACCCAAGTGTGAAACAATCAAAAGGTAAACCAGAACAACGACCACCGCTAACATACCGGGGAAGGAAAGACTCTGCATCCAGTGGATGGTTCCAGGAAGGCTGTGAGATCAACCATGTCTTCTAGATTTAAGTGTATACCAGTCTCCTCCTCAACCTGTCATAATAAAAAGAGCAAAACTATGTCCATTTTTAGCACAACTTTGATAGACGTTTAAGCACCACGAGGTGAAGCAATCTCATATTATACAAAACTACTTTCACTCTCATAAAGACATCAAAGAAAGTCAACCTATTCCTGCAATTTCAGTCAGTCTCACTACCTCCTACGTTGCTGCCTCCTACATGCGCATTCACAATTCTTACCATATTAAAAGTTTACTAAACAAGATCTGTGTCACATACATATTGGTCTGCTAGAAATGAAAGGCACAGAAAAAGGGATAAGATAGATGCATAgaaacacacatacatatattaaatcatttttgagagagacagacagaccTCCCGAGCTGCAGTGCCAACAAAATCACCCTTGTCATCATCCAACATTCCAGCAGGCAATTCCAAAATAAGCCTCCCAACAGGGACCCTAACCTTTGACACGTAAGAACTTTCAATTAGGTCTGGAGAAAGTAGCAGTATGGTCATTATCTTAAATCAGTGCcaaatgcataataatatttatgttttcaatAAATTCGGGTAAAGTTTCAGACAGAACACTGGCGTACATCAAGCTTAACACGTGCACACACACAGATAAAGCTAACCTGTTTGGTAAGCACGGCATAAGTTTCACCCTCCGACTCCAAGAGGATCAGTATGGCTACTGCTGGACCTCGTGCAAATACAATACCTGGAACCTAAAAACATTTTAGTACAAACAGAAACAAAAGGATAGCATTGGATGCGTTGGATGGAGAACGAGACAACAAATGAGATACATATCTTCCAAGGTATATGAGGTCTCAAGTTCATCTatcagcaaaaagaaaaaaaaaaaaatcaagaattaCCATAACATTAGTAAGGCTATTCTGTTGGACATAGCTGGGATAAAACAAGAGGTACAAAAAACACAAATTGAACATAGTTAAAATGTCCAGAATACAAAATGAATCCGATTCAACTTCGATTCAGAAGCAGAGCATGGATATGAAATACCTTTTTTCCTGTCTCCTTATCCAAAACGTCAGCTTTGAATTTGAGAAAACCAACGCGCTCTCCAAACATATCGACTCCCTGTTACCGACAAGAAAACATCATAAATACTGAATACAATCATTATGACTATTATATCGATACAGGCCAAAATAATAAAACACCCCAAATGATGATTCAATTGAATTAATACTGGAACAGACAAAAACATTAGGAAAAATACATGAATACTGCTTGCATCCATAGGTATGAGATAGCTACCTGGATAAGCACACATTTCAGCGACAGGGAATGGTCGCCTAAAATTCCGGTTTCAGTTTGCAGGTTCTTCAACCATTGCTTGAACAAGAAGGAATTAATAGCATTCCTGCACCATTAGGAAGCTTCTTAATAGCAACAAAGTCCCGGTGAGAATCACGGGTCCGTTTGTTGGAACCTATCTGAAAGTATTTTTAGCCCATAAAGTGATTTTGGAATATGTTATGTTTACCATATTcctggaaaatatatatatatatatatatatatatatatatatatatatatatatatagttttagacCAACACCCCCCCACATCTACACAGACACAGCTACTTTTACTTGGAATTCGTTGGCAACAAACTGAAACTAACCATAATTTTTCACGGTAGTTAGTCAATTACAAATAAATGTAACTCGCCTGAACTCAGAATTGGAGATGCCAGGTGCGGCTACAATCTTTACGGGTTCACGGGGTCGACTCGGAAGGGTGATGGAGTGAGTCAGGGGGGCCGACTCGGCCGACATTTTGCAAAAGAGGGATCTCGTACATCGAGTGTGGAGCAGAGCAAGGGGTGTGGAAAGCGAGAGTCTTTTGGAGAGAGTGTGGAGAGGCACGGAAGCCTGAAGAAAATGCGCCATTCTGTTCTGGGAATGGTTCTCTGCACCTGGACAGCTATTCCTTTTTTGAGTTAGGGGTTGTTTGGACGCAGGTACCACTTCCACCCAAACGGGCTCTAtcataattaagtaaaaaagtaatgatgtgtacagttttatttttttacgtcGGAAACCTCTCCGAGGTAGggtctttcgatctctatagAGTAAATCTTGATGCAGTACAccgtattttcaaaattttttttatataaaactagTTAAATTGTTAGCTTTTCAATAAGAAGTATTATTCTAAATGATTATTTGCACTTATGAGGTATTGAACCTTAGAttttgaagggagtgataccccaagatcAAGACCTTCATCACTTGGGCCAATCCCTTAGAGTTATGatatgtacaaattttaaaagtaatgctaaatatagtcttataatatgcaagtattgcatattttctttgaaaaagataagatctattattaaaaaaatatttttttcatataaatctcaagTTTATCTACTTTTATCAAGATAGTGCATGTGATTTACACATTTTAATACTGCAATTAGGACAATACTAAGGTGCACACTAAACCTAAATGTGCACATCAGTGCAAAATTGcaaatggatttttttctttttcctttaaataatttgttaaacATTTGaaccattaagaaaatataaaaaaaaatataaatttattaatagtcacttatttaattattaagaaaaataaaaattaaaaaaaaaatgtataagtGGAAACATTTAAGAGTCATGCTATCATTTTGCctgcaaatataattaaaaagaaacctAAGAAATAAAACTAGAAATTAGAACAAACCGGATAATTTTAAAAGGTTAGAAGCTAAATGTTAGAAACACGttttttcaattacaaaataaaaaatatctgaaaaacaTCCACTTGGGTCCTAGGCCTTCGTGGAGTTGAGtgttgctactcatcatctctatacattacacattatattttttttaatttttcaaaatttttaaattttttttgttttgttgaattcttcttaaacttattgaattcttctacttatcatctatatataacacatttgacaagagaaaaaaaaaatgtagtacTTGATTTGTGGGGATGATAAATGGAATTTTTCCATGAGATAGACACATTGATGGCTATTTTTCACcaattattttatagttttttcgattttttaataaaattatttataaaaaagaagagtaatattagatacaattacataaatattgtatatttttttataaaaggagttcaatttattattaaaaaattactattctaatataattttttatttattatttttttaaaagaatacgAAACACATGCATGTTATATgattgaaaaatgatacttgTAGTTGTGAGTGTATAAGTACCacgcaatcactttaaaaaaagtgaataaatatgagacccacatgagaagaaaactaatttttt
It contains:
- the LOC121235811 gene encoding nudix hydrolase 14, chloroplastic, which produces MAHFLQASVPLHTLSKRLSLSTPLALLHTRCTRSLFCKMSAESAPLTHSITLPSRPREPVKIVAAPGISNSEFRNAINSFLFKQWLKNLQTETGILGDHSLSLKCVLIQGVDMFGERVGFLKFKADVLDKETGKKVPGIVFARGPAVAILILLESEGETYAVLTKQVRVPVGRLILELPAGMLDDDKGDFVGTAAREVEEETGIHLNLEDMVDLTAFLEPSTGCRVFPSPGGCDEEISLFLYRGCVGKEIIMQLQGKQAGLREHGELIEVCVVPYKKLWRMTPDSKVLMAVALYEMAMREGLLPQSKA